One genomic region from Anopheles bellator chromosome 2, idAnoBellAS_SP24_06.2, whole genome shotgun sequence encodes:
- the LOC131212678 gene encoding homer protein homolog 1 has protein sequence MGEQPIFTCNAHVFHIDPKTKRTWITASSKAIAVSFFYDSSRNLYRIISVEGSKAVINSTITPNMTFTQTSQKFGQWSDVRANTVYGLGFASEAELGKFIVKFQEVKEATKDALNKASANGNSAVASANASPITARASANSGDIFDSGNLEPPLAPASTITTTCKTDSPSHNISETNANNLTSELKQLSINSSSDGGTVTSTTEQQLKYENERLKLALAQSSANAKKWEIELATLKSNNLRLTSALQESTANVDEWKRQLHSYKEENQRLKLRYQDIEAAAKGAGTAAPAAPGGTVSTELTEELRREIVSLKSRIEGLEGDLMNQEVELKAANKSLKEKQNDPMLKQMTNLCSQFHAQVSELSGIHKEMEKLIQAQHKST, from the exons ATGGG GGAGCAACCAATCTTCACTTGCAACGCTCATGTGTTCCACATAGACCCGAAAACAAAGCGCACATGGATCACGGCAAGCTCGAAGGCCATTGCGGTGAGTTTCTTCTACGACTCATCGAGAAACTTGTACCGAATCATCAGCGTCGAAGGGAGCAAG GCTGTAATCAACTCCACTATTACACCGAATATGACCTTTACTCAAACATCGCAAAAATTCGGCCAATGGAGCGATGTTCGTGCCAACACCGTATATGGTTTGGGTTTTGCTTCCGAAGCAGAACTTGGCAAG TTTATAGTGAAATTCCAAGAGGTAAAGGAAGCCACGAAAGATGCCCTCAACAAAGCTTCCGCCAATGGCAACTCGGCTGTGGCCTCGGCGAATGCCTCGCCCATCACCGCTCGCGCTTCAGCCAACAGTGGCGATATTTTTGATTCGGGCAATCTAGAACCACCGCTAGCCCCAGCTAGTACCATTACGACG ACTTGCAAAACCGATAGCCCTTCGCATAACATAAGTGAAACTAATGCTAACAATCTGACTAGTGAACTCAAGCAACTGTCAATTAACAGCTCGTCCGATGGCGGCACGGTAACATCGACCACAGAACAGCAGTTGAAGTACGAGAATGAAAGATTGAAATTAGCCCTCGCGCAAAG CTCTGCCAACgccaaaaaatgggaaatcgAGTTGGCTACTTTAAAAAGCAACAATCTGAGGCTGACAAGCGCCTTGCAG GAGTCAACGGCAAATGTGGACGAATGGAAACGACAGTTGCACTCTTACAAAGAGGAAAATCAGCGATTAAAACTGCGTTATCAAGATATAGAGGCCGCTGCGAAAGGTGCAGGAACAGCCGCACCGGCCGCACCAGGCGGTACTGTCTCAACCGAGCTAACCGAGGAGCTTCGGCGCGAGATTGTTTCTCTCAAGTCCCGCATCGAGGGTCTGGAAGGCGATCTAATGAACCAAGAAGTCGAACTGAAGGCGGCCAACAAATCGCtcaaagaaaagcaaaacgatcCCATG CTGAAGCAGATGACCAATTTGTGCAGCCAGTTTCATGCGCAAGTTAGCGAACTCAGTGGCATCCATAAGGAGATGGAGAAGCTGATCCAAGCGCAGCACAAATCTACTTGA
- the LOC131212537 gene encoding U4/U6.U5 small nuclear ribonucleoprotein 27 kDa protein, translating into MPSSPKRRKERERPRRRKRSRDRGERERSVGRDPQRIRSSERERDRERDRSRRKSRSRSRSRSRSRSYERNLDKPMPSTSSRRAAQMKPMISESELEGKTPEEQEMLKTMGFCGFDTTKGKKVEGNDVGEVHVILKRKYRQYMNRKGGFNRPLDFVA; encoded by the exons ATGCCGTCGTCTCCCAAGCGTAGGAAGGAACGCGAGCGGCCTCGACGCCGTAAACGCTCCAGAGACCGCGGCGAAAGGGAGCGATCCGTTGGGCG TGATCCGCAACGTATACGTTCATCCGAGCGGGAAAGGGATCGAGAGCGGGACCGCAGCAGGCGGAAGTCCAGATCCAGATCGAGATCGCGTTCGAGATCGAG GTCATACGAGCGCAACCTCGACAAGCCGATGCCATCAACGTCCTCCCGACGTGCTGCACAAATGAAGCCGATGATTTCAGAATCAGAGCTGGAAGGCAAAACGCCGGAGGAGCAAGAGATGCTAAAGACCATGGGCTTCTGTGGGTTCGACACTACGAAAGGAAAGAAGGTGGAAGGTAATGACGTAGGCGAAGTGCATGTTATATTGAAACGCAAGTACCGGCAGTATATGAATCGCAAGGGAGGCTTCAATCGCCCGTTGGATTTCGTTGCGTAA